A genomic window from Cydia strobilella chromosome 26, ilCydStro3.1, whole genome shotgun sequence includes:
- the LOC134753297 gene encoding intersectin-2 isoform X2: MGDPWVIQPHEHAKFAEHFRNLGPANGNLSGEQAKRFMLQSQLPPPVLGQIWSLADCNADGKLDLKEFSIACKIINLKLHGIEVPKVLPPSLLGSLSPTGPPKQAFPAPAKPPIPPMPSVPQQPLIGGMSPQGGMPPQVGGIQQPTQSLLGDFGQPSRPVGPTVPDLISGVKPMTQPMGQPQMAPVMSTQPIMPAAPLIPSQPMAAPMLPTQPVLPNQPIVPNQPLAQTMGQPLVPNLPMAQPIVPNPPMGQSIIPNQGMAQPLVPNQPLVGAAPLMSSPPQPLISGTTMGSLVSSPPKPVNTVAGSIQPVTSTPIAAVKAEETSKPASLAGSAHVSAVTSPVEPLGVMSPPAVAEWGIPQPQKLKYTQLFNATDLQKSGWVSGARARSIMLQSRLPQAALAQIWALADLDSDGRLGCEEFVLAMYLCEKATQGEPVPAKLPPELIPPTFRRQSVTSITSNQSYEERRRENMARGQAELERRREHLEKEKAERERKEREEAEKKEKIRLEAQKKEQEEFMRKQKEEQDKREAARKEMERQCQLEWEKKRTRELEALRTEEQTKVLSLKAKSQALSAELSTVATKAGNLAKDIRSSRTAVAAAKCTIDGMRSDRDSSMAEMQQLKARVKELNAKQIALNKEKADLDAKAKASEGAGEDGKLSMMEVTLKQLRDKVEAAKAIVESKKTDLDTNQTQLSELTARVTELGDKCQKVWQLYEEKRQEYLERKTTAPAESAWGAAEADWGTSDDAWGEPAAESAWGDAPPATATETVASTITSSSSSAPRWRCVYEFTARTVDELSLQCGDLVSEAVAPRGDAEPGWRWGTARGQSGWFPESYVEDINAASAYATEVIEPLETKTQLEGIAEVPEAEIANDLGGAMPIVEGGDFYIAAYPYNSAEPGDLVFEAGERIEVMRRDGDWWTGRIGNRTGIFPSNYVTKDATTTSEPIAPIPEAVEPEPEPEPAPQPAAVTPVLPTEPVQEQKSSTPISSEVAAITDNASVPRPASAARRDSGRDSATGRRKAEVAQAIAAYTATSTEQLSLTKGQLLVVRKKADTGWWEGELQAKGRNRQVGWFPASYVKVLQSSGRTSGRTTPVLSSKMDAMPAETVIDKVIALYPYTAQNADELSFEKDDIIAVTDRSQDPAWWQGELRGMTGLFPSNYVTKLVN; the protein is encoded by the exons TCTCAACTGCCCCCACCAGTACTTGGCCAGATATGGTCTTTGGCTGACTGCAATGCCGACGGGAAACTAGACCTCAAGGAATTCTCTATTGCTTGCAAG ataATCAATTTGAAACTGCATGGTATTGAAGTACCTAAAGTCCTGCCGCCATCTTTGCTGGGATCACTCAGTCCCACAG GGCCCCCAAAACAAGCGTTCCCAGCTCCAGCGAAGCCCCCAATACCCCCCATGCCTTCAGTCCCCCAACAACCCCTAATCGGGGGTATGTCACCGCAAGGGGGTATGCCACCACAAGTAGGAGGTATACAACAACCAACCCAGTCACTACTGGGTGACTTCGGACAACCATCACGTCCGGTCGGACCTACTGTACCCGACCTCATATCCGGTGTCAAACCTATGACCCAACCTATGGGGCAACCACAAATGGCTCCAGTTATGTCAACCCAACCAATCATGCCAGCGGCGCCTTTGATCCCAAGTCAACCAATGGCCGCTCCAATGCTACCAACGCAACCTGTATTACCAAATCAACCAATAGTGCCGAATCAACCTTTGGCACAAACTATGGGTCAACCATTAGTGCCAAATCTACCTATGGCACAACCAATAGTACCAAACCCACCTATGGGGCAATCAATAATACCAAACCAAGGAATGGCCCAGCCGTTGGTGCCAAATCAACCACTCGTAGGCGCAGCGCCATTGATGTCATCCCCACCCCAGCCTCTAATATCGGGGACGACCATGGGCTCTTTGGTTAGCAGCCCGCCGAAGCCTGTGAACACGGTCGCGGGTTCAATCCAGCCTGTTACCAGCACGCCCATTGCGGCTGTTAAGGCTGAAGAGACTTCTAAGCCAG CGTCATTGGCAGGCTCGGCGCACGTCTCAGCCGTTACAAGTCCCGTAGAGCCGCTCGGCGTCATGAGCCCGCCTGCCGTCGCTGAGTGGGGCATCCCACAACCGCAGAAGCTAAA GTACACCCAACTCTTCAACGCAACAGACTTGCAGAAATCCGGCTGGGTCTCCGGAGCTCGTGCGCGCTCCATCATGCTTCAGTCACGCTTACCTCAGGCTGCTCTGGCCCAGATATGGGCGTTAGCGGATTTGGACTCGGACGGCCGGCTCG GTTGCGAAGAGTTCGTGCTGGCCATGTATCTGTGTGAGAAAGCGACGCAAGGCGAGCCGGTGCCCGCCAAGCTGCCGCCCGAACTGATCCCACCTACGTTcag ACGTCAGTCCGTGACTAGTATCACCAGTAACCAGTCTTACGAGGAACGTCGCAGGGAAAATATGGCGCGGGGACAGGCTGAGTTGGAGAGAAGACGAGAACACTTGGAGAAAGAAAAG GCTGAGCGAGAACGTAAGGAAAGGGAAGAGGCAGAGAAAAAAGAAAAGATAAGATTGGAGGCGCAGAAGAAGGAACAAGAGGAATTTATGAGGAAACAGAAGGAAGAACAG gaCAAACGTGAGGCCGCAAGAAAAGAGATGGAGAGGCAATGCCAACTAGAATGGGAGAAAAAGAG AACACGGGAACTGGAAGCTCTTCGCACCGAAGAGCAAACAAAAGTCCTGAGCCTCAAAGCCAAGAGCCAGGCTCTATCGGCAGAGCTGAGCACTGTTGCTACCAAAGCTGGCAACTTGGCGAAAGATATACGCAGCAGTCGGACTGCTGTCGCTGCTGCTAAATGTACTATTGATGGCATGAG GTCGGACCGTGACTCGAGCATGGCCGAAATGCAACAGCTTAAAGCGCGAGTGAAAGAGCTCAACGCGAAGCAAATTGCCCTTAACAAGGAGAAGGCTGATCTCGATGCCAag GCTAAAGCGTCAGAGGGCGCTGGCGAAGATGGCAAACTTAGCATGATGGAGGTCACACTCAAACAACTACGTGATAAG GTGGAAGCAGCAAAGGCGATAGTCGAAAGCAAGAAGACCGACCTTGACACCAATCAGACACAGCTGTCAGAGTTGACAGCGAGAGTGACAGAGCTCGGCGACAAGTGTCAGAAGGTCTGGCAGCTGTACGAGGAGAAACGACAAGAATACTTGGAGCGGAAGACCACAGCACCTGCTGAGAGCGCCTGGGGTGCTGCCG AAGCCGACTGGGGCACGTCAGACGACGCGTGGGGCGAGCCGGCCGCGGAGTCTGCGTGGGGCGACGCCCCGCCCGCTACAG CGACAGAGACGGTGGCATCTACtatcacatcatcatcatcatcagcgcCCCGCTGGCGCTGCGTATACGAATTCACGGCGCGTACGGTGGATGAATTGAGTCTACAGTGCGGTGATTTG GTGAGCGAAGCCGTGGCCCCGAGGGGCGACGCGGAGCCCGGATGGCGATGGGGTACCGCTAGAG GTCAATCCGGCTGGTTCCCGGAGTCCTACGTGGAAGATATCAACGCAGCGTCAGCTTACGCCACCGAGGTCATTGAACCGCTCGAAACTAAAACACAACTTGAAG GTATTGCTGAAGTCCCGGAAGCTGAAATCGCTAATGATCTTGGTGGGGCTATGCCAATTGTCG AGGGTGGAGATTTCTACATAGCAGCGTACCCATACAATTCAGCTGAACCTGGTGACCTGGTGTTCGAGGCTGGAGAGAGGATCGAGGTCATGCGGCGAGACGGCGACTGGTGGACCGGACGAATTGGCAACAG AACCGGTATCTTCCCATCCAACTACGTGACCAAAGACGCGACCACGACCTCGGAACCGATCGCGCCCATACCGGAAGCGGTGGAACCGGAACCGGAACCCGAACCCGCGCCGCAGCCCGCGGCtgtcacaccggtgttgcccaCCGAACCGGTTCAG gAGCAAAAATCCTCCACGCCAATCTCGTCAGAAGTAGCCGCGATTACCGACAACGCGTCCGTACCGCGACCAGCGTCGGCGGCTCGGCGAGATTCTGGTCGCGATTCTGCGACTGGACGCAGGAAGGCCGAG GTGGCTCAGGCTATCGCTGCTTACACCGCTACCAG CACCGAACAACTGTCCCTAACCAAAGGCCAACTCTTGGTGGTCCGTAAGAAGGCCGACACCGGTTGGTGGGAGGGCGAACTACAAGCTAAAGGTC GCAATAGACAAGTCGGCTGGTTCCCTGCCAGCTACGTCAAG GTGTTACAATCTTCGGGCCGCACGTCGGGCAGAACGACCCCCGTGCTATCCTCTAAAATGGACGCCATGCCAGCCGAGACAGTCATCGATAag GTGATCGCCCTGTACCCGTACACGGCTCAAAATGCTGATGAGCTAAGTTTCGAAAAAGATGACATCATTGCGGTCACCGATCGTAGTCAAGATCCTGCTTGGTGGCAAG GAGAACTTCGCGGCATGACAGGATTGTTCCCGAGCAACTACGTCACTAAACTAGTGAACTAA
- the LOC134753297 gene encoding intersectin-2 isoform X1, whose translation MGDPWVIQPHEHAKFAEHFRNLGPANGNLSGEQAKRFMLQSQLPPPVLGQIWSLADCNADGKLDLKEFSIACKIINLKLHGIEVPKVLPPSLLGSLSPTGPPKQAFPAPAKPPIPPMPSVPQQPLIGGMSPQGGMPPQVGGIQQPTQSLLGDFGQPSRPVGPTVPDLISGVKPMTQPMGQPQMAPVMSTQPIMPAAPLIPSQPMAAPMLPTQPVLPNQPIVPNQPLAQTMGQPLVPNLPMAQPIVPNPPMGQSIIPNQGMAQPLVPNQPLVGAAPLMSSPPQPLISGTTMGSLVSSPPKPVNTVAGSIQPVTSTPIAAVKAEETSKPASLAGSAHVSAVTSPVEPLGVMSPPAVAEWGIPQPQKLKYTQLFNATDLQKSGWVSGARARSIMLQSRLPQAALAQIWALADLDSDGRLGCEEFVLAMYLCEKATQGEPVPAKLPPELIPPTFRRQSVTSITSNQSYEERRRENMARGQAELERRREHLEKEKAERERKEREEAEKKEKIRLEAQKKEQEEFMRKQKEEQDKREAARKEMERQCQLEWEKKRTRELEALRTEEQTKVLSLKAKSQALSAELSTVATKAGNLAKDIRSSRTAVAAAKCTIDGMRSDRDSSMAEMQQLKARVKELNAKQIALNKEKADLDAKAKASEGAGEDGKLSMMEVTLKQLRDKVEAAKAIVESKKTDLDTNQTQLSELTARVTELGDKCQKVWQLYEEKRQEYLERKTTAPAESAWGAAEADWGTSDDAWGEPAAESAWGDAPPATATETVASTITSSSSSAPRWRCVYEFTARTVDELSLQCGDLVSEAVAPRGDAEPGWRWGTARGQSGWFPESYVEDINAASAYATEVIEPLETKTQLEGIAEVPEAEIANDLGGAMPIVEGGDFYIAAYPYNSAEPGDLVFEAGERIEVMRRDGDWWTGRIGNRTGIFPSNYVTKDATTTSEPIAPIPEAVEPEPEPEPAPQPAAVTPVLPTEPVQEQKSSTPISSEVAAITDNASVPRPASAARRDSGRDSATGRRKAEVAQAIAAYTATSTEQLSLTKGQLLVVRKKADTGWWEGELQAKGRNRQVGWFPASYVKVLQSSGRTSGRTTPVLSSKMDAMPAETVIDKVIALYPYTAQNADELSFEKDDIIAVTDRSQDPAWWQGELRGMTGLFPSNYVTKLVN comes from the exons TCTCAACTGCCCCCACCAGTACTTGGCCAGATATGGTCTTTGGCTGACTGCAATGCCGACGGGAAACTAGACCTCAAGGAATTCTCTATTGCTTGCAAG ataATCAATTTGAAACTGCATGGTATTGAAGTACCTAAAGTCCTGCCGCCATCTTTGCTGGGATCACTCAGTCCCACAG GGCCCCCAAAACAAGCGTTCCCAGCTCCAGCGAAGCCCCCAATACCCCCCATGCCTTCAGTCCCCCAACAACCCCTAATCGGGGGTATGTCACCGCAAGGGGGTATGCCACCACAAGTAGGAGGTATACAACAACCAACCCAGTCACTACTGGGTGACTTCGGACAACCATCACGTCCGGTCGGACCTACTGTACCCGACCTCATATCCGGTGTCAAACCTATGACCCAACCTATGGGGCAACCACAAATGGCTCCAGTTATGTCAACCCAACCAATCATGCCAGCGGCGCCTTTGATCCCAAGTCAACCAATGGCCGCTCCAATGCTACCAACGCAACCTGTATTACCAAATCAACCAATAGTGCCGAATCAACCTTTGGCACAAACTATGGGTCAACCATTAGTGCCAAATCTACCTATGGCACAACCAATAGTACCAAACCCACCTATGGGGCAATCAATAATACCAAACCAAGGAATGGCCCAGCCGTTGGTGCCAAATCAACCACTCGTAGGCGCAGCGCCATTGATGTCATCCCCACCCCAGCCTCTAATATCGGGGACGACCATGGGCTCTTTGGTTAGCAGCCCGCCGAAGCCTGTGAACACGGTCGCGGGTTCAATCCAGCCTGTTACCAGCACGCCCATTGCGGCTGTTAAGGCTGAAGAGACTTCTAAGCCAG CGTCATTGGCAGGCTCGGCGCACGTCTCAGCCGTTACAAGTCCCGTAGAGCCGCTCGGCGTCATGAGCCCGCCTGCCGTCGCTGAGTGGGGCATCCCACAACCGCAGAAGCTAAA GTACACCCAACTCTTCAACGCAACAGACTTGCAGAAATCCGGCTGGGTCTCCGGAGCTCGTGCGCGCTCCATCATGCTTCAGTCACGCTTACCTCAGGCTGCTCTGGCCCAGATATGGGCGTTAGCGGATTTGGACTCGGACGGCCGGCTCG GTTGCGAAGAGTTCGTGCTGGCCATGTATCTGTGTGAGAAAGCGACGCAAGGCGAGCCGGTGCCCGCCAAGCTGCCGCCCGAACTGATCCCACCTACGTTcag ACGTCAGTCCGTGACTAGTATCACCAGTAACCAGTCTTACGAGGAACGTCGCAGGGAAAATATGGCGCGGGGACAGGCTGAGTTGGAGAGAAGACGAGAACACTTGGAGAAAGAAAAG GCTGAGCGAGAACGTAAGGAAAGGGAAGAGGCAGAGAAAAAAGAAAAGATAAGATTGGAGGCGCAGAAGAAGGAACAAGAGGAATTTATGAGGAAACAGAAGGAAGAACAG gaCAAACGTGAGGCCGCAAGAAAAGAGATGGAGAGGCAATGCCAACTAGAATGGGAGAAAAAGAG AACACGGGAACTGGAAGCTCTTCGCACCGAAGAGCAAACAAAAGTCCTGAGCCTCAAAGCCAAGAGCCAGGCTCTATCGGCAGAGCTGAGCACTGTTGCTACCAAAGCTGGCAACTTGGCGAAAGATATACGCAGCAGTCGGACTGCTGTCGCTGCTGCTAAATGTACTATTGATGGCATGAG GTCGGACCGTGACTCGAGCATGGCCGAAATGCAACAGCTTAAAGCGCGAGTGAAAGAGCTCAACGCGAAGCAAATTGCCCTTAACAAGGAGAAGGCTGATCTCGATGCCAag GCTAAAGCGTCAGAGGGCGCTGGCGAAGATGGCAAACTTAGCATGATGGAGGTCACACTCAAACAACTACGTGATAAG GTGGAAGCAGCAAAGGCGATAGTCGAAAGCAAGAAGACCGACCTTGACACCAATCAGACACAGCTGTCAGAGTTGACAGCGAGAGTGACAGAGCTCGGCGACAAGTGTCAGAAGGTCTGGCAGCTGTACGAGGAGAAACGACAAGAATACTTGGAGCGGAAGACCACAGCACCTGCTGAGAGCGCCTGGGGTGCTGCCG AAGCCGACTGGGGCACGTCAGACGACGCGTGGGGCGAGCCGGCCGCGGAGTCTGCGTGGGGCGACGCCCCGCCCGCTACAG CGACAGAGACGGTGGCATCTACtatcacatcatcatcatcatcagcgcCCCGCTGGCGCTGCGTATACGAATTCACGGCGCGTACGGTGGATGAATTGAGTCTACAGTGCGGTGATTTG GTGAGCGAAGCCGTGGCCCCGAGGGGCGACGCGGAGCCCGGATGGCGATGGGGTACCGCTAGAG GTCAATCCGGCTGGTTCCCGGAGTCCTACGTGGAAGATATCAACGCAGCGTCAGCTTACGCCACCGAGGTCATTGAACCGCTCGAAACTAAAACACAACTTGAAG GTATTGCTGAAGTCCCGGAAGCTGAAATCGCTAATGATCTTGGTGGGGCTATGCCAATTGTCG AGGGTGGAGATTTCTACATAGCAGCGTACCCATACAATTCAGCTGAACCTGGTGACCTGGTGTTCGAGGCTGGAGAGAGGATCGAGGTCATGCGGCGAGACGGCGACTGGTGGACCGGACGAATTGGCAACAG AACCGGTATCTTCCCATCCAACTACGTGACCAAAGACGCGACCACGACCTCGGAACCGATCGCGCCCATACCGGAAGCGGTGGAACCGGAACCGGAACCCGAACCCGCGCCGCAGCCCGCGGCtgtcacaccggtgttgcccaCCGAACCGGTTCAG gAGCAAAAATCCTCCACGCCAATCTCGTCAGAAGTAGCCGCGATTACCGACAACGCGTCCGTACCGCGACCAGCGTCGGCGGCTCGGCGAGATTCTGGTCGCGATTCTGCGACTGGACGCAGGAAGGCCGAGGTGGCGCAGGCTATCGCTGCTTACACCGCTACCAG CACCGAACAACTGTCCCTAACCAAAGGCCAACTCTTGGTGGTCCGTAAGAAGGCCGACACCGGTTGGTGGGAGGGCGAACTACAAGCTAAAGGTCGTAATAGGCAAGTCGGCTGGTTCCCTGCAAGCTACGTCAAG GTGTTACAATCTTCGGGCCGCACGTCGGGCAGAACGACCCCCGTGCTATCCTCTAAAATGGACGCCATGCCAGCCGAGACAGTCATCGATAag GTGATCGCCCTGTACCCGTACACGGCTCAAAATGCTGATGAGCTAAGTTTCGAAAAAGATGACATCATTGCGGTCACCGATCGTAGTCAAGATCCTGCTTGGTGGCAAG GAGAACTTCGCGGCATGACAGGATTGTTCCCGAGCAACTACGTCACTAAACTAGTGAACTAA